CTGAATGTGCGGGCGCCTGGTTCTCAGGCCCTCCACGAACCATTTACGCGCAATCGCCCGATTGGGCATGGTCAGTGCTCGTCGTCTTCGAGGATCATTCCGACGGAGGTGGCGCAGGCGTCGCCTCGCCATGCCTCGATGCCCTCGCGGATCGCGAAGCCGGCGATGACGAGTCCGGCGATCGCGTCGGCCCACCACCAGCCGAGCAGGGAGTTGAGGATCAGTCCCGCGAGTACCGCGGCAGACAGGTATGTGCAGATCAGGGTCTGCTTCGAATCCGCTACGGCCGTCGCTGAGCCGAGCTCCCGACCGGCGCGGCGTTCGGCATAGGACAGCACCGGCATGATCAGCACACTCACCGCCGTGATCACGATGCCTACCGGGCTGTGCTCCACTCCGACCCGGCCGGCGAGCGCGGACAGCGACGTCACGATCACATATGTGGCGAGGGCGAAGAACGCCACCGCGATCACCCGGAGGGTGCCTTTCTCCCATCGCTCGGGGTCGTGGCGGGTGAACTGCCACGCCACCGCGGCCGCGGAGAGCACCTCGATTGTGGAGTCCAGCCCGAACGCGATCAACGCTCCCGACGATGCCGCTGCACCGGCGGTGATCGCGACGACGGCTTCGATGAGGTTGTA
The Microbacterium sp. SLBN-154 DNA segment above includes these coding regions:
- a CDS encoding cation transporter translates to MSVPKLTQERNGVLQRRIRWIVAATIGYNLIEAVVAITAGAAASSGALIAFGLDSTIEVLSAAAVAWQFTRHDPERWEKGTLRVIAVAFFALATYVIVTSLSALAGRVGVEHSPVGIVITAVSVLIMPVLSYAERRAGRELGSATAVADSKQTLICTYLSAAVLAGLILNSLLGWWWADAIAGLVIAGFAIREGIEAWRGDACATSVGMILEDDEH